The DNA segment GACAATGCCAAAAATAACAGCTTGAATTACGGTGTTGGACTAGATTGGACGGTTTTTGACGGTTTCAAAATGTTTGCCAAATTAGACCAATTAAAAGAATTGCAGAAACTCGGTGAAGCTCAATTAAAACGCACCATAATACTAAAAATTAGTGCCGTGAATGCGGTTTATTTTGATTTGGTGCAGCAACAGCAACAACTGGCAGCTTTGGACACGACCATCGTGATTTCAACCCAACGTTTGACTTTGGCACAAAATCGTTTCAACATTGGTAAAGCTTCCAAGTTGGAAGTCTTGAATGCCCAAGTGGATTTAAACACGGACAAAGTGGCGCTTTTGAGACAAAAAGAATCCTATGCCAACCGAAAAATTGCCTTGAACCAAATCTTGGCGAGAGATTCCAAAGTTGATTTTAAAGTGGTGGACGAAGTCACCGTGGACGATAAATTAATCTTGGCCGAATTGATGGCTTTGGCCGAAAAACAAAATCCACAATTGGAATCCGAAATCATCAACAAAAGAGTTTCCGAACTGGATTTGAAACAAATCAAGGGCGAACGGTATCCAACGATTAACTTGACTTCGGGTTACAACTTTGCCGAAAGCCAGTCAAGTCTGGGTTTTACCTCGCAATCTTCTTCAAAAGGACTTAATTATGGATTCAGGGCTTCCTTGAATATTTTTGATGGATTCGCCCAAAACCGCAACGAAAAAATTGCCAAAATCCAAATTGAAAATTCCAAAATTGCCATCGAACAACAAAGTCTTTTATTAAATTCTGAATTGACTATTGCTTTTCAAACCTATTTGACCAATCTGGAATTGATTGATTTGGAAGAAACTAACGAGGCTATCGCCAAACAAAACCTAAGTATTACGGTCGACAAATTCCGAATTGGGACCATAACCACAATTGAATTTAGGGCAGCTCAATTGAATTACATCAATGCCAAAGTGCGCTACAGCAATGCCCAATTTCAGGCCAAATTATCTGAAATTGCCTTACGAGAATTGGCAGGAAATATGAGTTTTTAACTTATTTTTGTCCAAAAAAATTCACGATGACTTCCTATAACCCAAAAGACTGGATTAGCTTTATTTTTAGCGCAAGTAAAGCAGATACGTTTCAAAAATTAATTCCAATGATGTTTATTATTGGAATCTACTCCGGAATTGTTGGTTATTTAGAAATGGAATATTGGGATTTACCCGATGACAGCCAAGTGAAAAATATCTCCGTGATGCACAGTTTGCTGGGTTTCGTGATTTCATTATTATTGGCTTACCGAACCAATACGGCCTACGATCGCTGGTGGGAAGGACGAAGAATGTGGGGAGGTTTGGTCAACAGCAGCCGAAATTTAGCCATTAAATTATCCGTGATTTTAAAAGACGAGAATGATCGGGCTTATTTCAGGAAAATGATTCCGGGTTATGCCTCAATTTTGCAGAAACATTTAACCGATAGCGATACGGCAAAACAATTGTTTGACGATGTCGATCTGGAAATCGACCATCACAAACACAGACCCAACCAAGTCGCCAAAATACTGTTTCAAAAAATAAGTGATTTGTATAATTCAAAAAAAATCACGGGCGACCAACTTATTATTCTGAACAACGAACTACAATCCTTTACCGATATTTGTGGGGCTTGCGAGCGAATCAAAAACACGCCTATTCCCTACTCTTACAGCGCATTTATCAAGAAATTCATCTTTATTTATGTGCTGACACTGCCTTTTGCCTATGTATTTATTTTGGGTTATTTCGTGATTCCGGTGGTGGTTTTCATCTTTTATGTATTGGCTAGTTTGGAATTAATCGCCGAAGAAATCGAAGACCCGTTTGGTATGGACGACAACGATTTGCCAACCAAAAAAATAGCAGAAAACATCAAAAAACACGTCGAGGAATTGATTTAAATATACACGGCAAACACCAATTTATTCTTTAAAGTAAAACAGACACAGATTGCACAAATTTGCACAGATTGCATAGTGAAGTTGTTTGTTTGAAAAATTAAATACCCATTAATCATTGAATTTGTGTCAATTTGTGCAATCTGTGTAAAATTTTGTTCGGCTCTAAATAAATTCTGTGTTGATTAATTTTTCAGAAAAGTTCAAATTATGAAAAGCCTAAATTCCTTTCACGACGACTTGAAAACAGCAAAAGAATTGGTTTATGACCAATGTAATTTTGATTTCAAAAACCTAAAATGGAATACTGAAAGCATCGAATATGGAGCTTGTTCTTTCGAACTTGACGGCAAAAAAATTCAACATCGTGCTTCCAAAATTACACCCACAAAAAACGGCCAGTTTGTGACAATTTGGAAAAGAAACCAAGATCGAGTTACAGAACCATTTGATATCAATGACGAAATAGATTTCATCATCATTACTGCAAGAAGTGGCGAAAACCTTGGACAATTTATTTTTACGAAAGGTATTTTGGCTAACAAAGGCATTATAACACAAAACGGGAAAACGGGGTATTCGGGTTTATCCGCCTTGGGACAAGCCAGGGAGCAAACAAGCCGAGAAAACCCAAAACTGGCAACTAGACTATTTCTTGACCATCAAGACGGACGATTCAACCGATATTGGTTTAGCCAAGAAATTATTGGAAGCTAACAATGAACAATCCAGCATGTAGAGGTGAATTCTATTCAAAAAACCAAATAAATTGTTTCGTCTCCAAACTGCAATCCTTATATTTGCAATCTTATTAAAATTCTCAAATGAAAATATCATACAACTGGTTAAAACAATTCATAAAAATAGACTGGAAATCCGATGAAACTGCGGCATTATTGACGGATTTGGGTCTGGAAGTAGAAGTAGTCGAAAAATATCAATCGGTAAAAGGAGGACTCGAAGGCATTGTTGTAGGCCACGTCCTTACTTGTGTTCCGCATCCTGATGCCGATAGATTAAAAGTAACCACCGTTGACTTAGGCGATGGTGTTCCTGTTCAAATTGTTTGTGGTGCTGCCAATGTCGCCGCAGGTCAAAAAGTGCCTGTTGCCACTATTGGAACCACATTATACGACAAGGAAGGTGTTGCCTTTCAAATTAAAAAAGGAAAAATCCGCGGACAAGAAAGCCACGGAATGATTTGCGCCGAAGACGAATTGGGTCTTGGCGAAAGTCACGACGGAATTATGGTTTTAGATGATGCAATTATTGCTGGAACAACTGCCGCCACTGTTTTCAAAATTGAAAATGACGAAGTTTTCGAAATTGGACTCACCCCAAATCGTGCCGATGCGATGAGCCATTTTGGAACCGCCCGAGATTTAAGAGCCGGATTGTTGCAAACGGGTGTAAAAGTGGAACTGATTTCGCCTTCCGTGAGTAATTTTAGAGTCGACAAAAGAACATTAAAAATTGATGTCAGTGTCGAAAAACCACTTCTAGCTCCTAGATATTGCGGTGTCACCATTTCTGGAATAACCGTAAAACCTTCTCCAGAATGGCTACAAAACCGATTGAAATCCATTGGATTAAATCCAAAAAACAATATCGTGGATGTCACCAATTACGTTTTGCACGAATTGGGTCAACCACTTCACGCCTTTGACGCATCCAAAATAAACGGTAAAATAATCGTAAAAACACTTCCTTCGGGAACCAAATTTACCACGCTTGACGATGTGGAAAGAAGTTTGCACGAAGAAGATTTGATGATTTGTGACGAAAAAGGACCTTTGTGTATTGCGGGAGTTTTTGGCGGAAAAAATTCGGGAGTTTCTGAAACGACCACTTCCATTTTCTTGGAAAGTGCCTATTTCAATCCCGTGAGCATTCGAAAAAGTGCCAAAAGACACCAATTAAATACCGATGCTTCCTTCCGATTTGAAAGAGGAATCGATCCAACCATCACCGAATATGCTTTGAAACGTGCCGCCTTGTTGATTCAAGAAGTAGCCGGCGGTGAAATCACCTCCGATATCGTGGATATTTATCCAAAGAAAATCGAAGACTTTCCGGTAGTATTAAATTTCGACAATGTTAAGAGAATTATTGGTCAAGAATTGCCAAAAGAAATCATCAAAAATATCTTGGCATCTTTGGAAATCAAGATAAACAGCGTTTCTGACGCCGGATTGGGATTGACAATTCCTGCTTATCGCGTGGATGTGCAAAGAGAAATTGACGTTATCGAGGAAATTCTTCGAGTGTACGGTTACAACAACATCAAATTTTCGGACAAATTGAATGCCACGGTTTCCAATTCCCCAAGAACCGAAGATTATAAAGTGCAAAACGTCATTGCCAACCAATTGAATTCACAAGGATTCCACGAAATGATGGCCAATTCATTGACCACTTCTTCTTATGTTCAATTGTCGGAAATGTTGAAAGAGGAACACAATGTGATGATGCTGAACCCATTGAGCAACGATTTGGCTGCAATGCGTCAATCATTGTTGTTCTCAGGATTGGAAGCAATTTCGTATAACATCAACCGTAGAAATGCAGATTTGAAATTGTTCGAATTTGGAAAAACCTACCATAAATTACTGTCCGGTTATGAAGAACGTAAACATTTAACGATGTTTATCACCGGAAACCGAAATCAAGAAAGTTGGACTAACGCCCAAAAACCAACCGATTTCTTTTTATTCAAAGGCTATGTCAATGCTGTTTTGGAACGATTAGGAATTCAAAAAACACAAAATATACCTGTAACTTCCGATGTGTTTTCAGAAGGAATTGCCATCGGATTTGGAAATGACACTCTTGTAGAATTTGGTGTAGTAAAAAAATCTATTTTAAAACATTTTGACATCAAGCAGGAAGTATTGTTTGCCGATTTTAATTGGGCTTTGGTTTTAAAACTGCTTTCCAACAAAATCAAGTACGTCGAAATCCCAAAATATCCTGAAGTTCGCAGAGATTTGTCTTTGTTGTTGGACGACAGCGTTTCTTTCGACGCCATCTATAAATTAGCGCGACAAACAGAGAAATCATTGTTGAAAGACATCAGTTTATTCGATGTGTACCAAGGAAAAAACCTTCCCGAAGGCAAGAAATCCTATGCGGTAAGCTTCACCATCCAAGACAATACCAAAACCTTGACCGATGTTCAAATCGACAAAATTATGGGCAAATTGCAAAAAAGCTTGGAAACCGAATTGGGAGCCAGTTTGAGGTAATTTTGAATCCTATAAGATACATTTAAGGTCATTTAAGAAAATAAATTAAAGCAAAATGCCAATCCTGATTTTAGGATTGGCATTTTGCTTTTTAAAAATATAGCGTCTTTTTTTTGACTAATTAGGAATTGAATTCCTAATTTAGTATGAAAAAAATTTTCTTCATTAATCTTTAATCCAATATAAAATTTTTACTACATTTATATAAGTCAGAATTACAAATTACTCGTTCATTCATTAAACCTTAAAAATATGGAAATTAATAAAAAAGTAAGGAGTAAAAAATTAGGTACAAAAGTAGATTTAACCGCAATGGTTAGTGTGTCTTTTCTATTGATTATTTTTTTTATGGTAACAAAGGAATTATCTAAACCACAAGCAATGTCATTAGGATTACCTGATAATCGTATTAGTTGCGGTTCATTTGGTTGCGGTACTGGTACTGAAACTCGCACTATAACTATTTTACTTGATAAAGATGATAAAATGATTGTTTACAGTGGTCTTTTAGCATATCCTTTAGAAAGTCCCAAAGAAGTAGTTTATGGTAAAGATGGAATTCGCAAAGAATTATTCAACAAAAACAAGGCTGTTCAGGAATATTCTGCAAAATATGGAAGAACTTATAGAGGGCCAATTGTAATTATAAAACCAAGCAAAAAATGCAACTACAAAAACTTGGTTGATATTCTTGATGAAATGGCAATTGCAAACATACAAACTTATGCAATTGTTAATAATTATACACCTGAAGAAAGAAAATTATTAGCTGTAAAATAACCTTCCATAACTATTTAGGATGATAATACTGACAAGATCGCAAATACTTTATGATATTTCTTCAAAAAATATAAAGATTTCTTCATTCCACTAACTTGCGCTCGCAGTAACTTATCTCATAAAAAAAGTCCCAATTGCTCGGGACTTAATATATTATCTACTATACCATAGTTCTGAATTTCTTGATGTATGATACACACCTTTAACCACAATACGATTTGAATTTTCTTGTATTTCAAAATGAATTCCAAAAGGAAAACGCTTTGTAAACGCAATTCTGGTATTTTTATATTTAATCTCAAAAAGTAATGGATTTTTCAAAATAGCCTTAAACTCCTTTTTTACGGCAATTACAAACTCTTTCCCAAGTCCTTTTACCCTTGAATTATAGAAATCATTTGTCTCCTTGATATCCTCAAAAACCAAAGGCAGATATACAATCTCGTATTTCATTACAAAACATCCAATTTCTTCATAAAATCCTCATTCAAAATAGCGATTTCAGGATTTTGCAAATACTCATTGTAACGGCGTTCTGATTCCTCTTGCTGCCATTGCGGAATGTCATCTTCTGGACTGGAAGGCAGAATAATTACTTCTACTCTTTTTGCTGTAAAATCTTTTGGAAGCACTACACTAAACGTATGATTTTCAACATCAATAATTTGTTTTATAGCTTTCATTGCATTTGATTTTCAACAAAATTACAAAAAAAAAGCTTTGTTGATACCATAAAAAAATCCCCACATTGCTGTGAGGATTTCTATATTCAAAAAAATCTAAGAATTATTTTTTCTCTGATTTTTTAAAAACTTATTCTTTAATGAACTTAACATTCGAACTCCCTTTGTCTGAATTAATTTTAACAAAATAATTTCCTGTTCTTAAACTAGAAACATCAATTTTAGAAACCTTCTCGGCATTGGGAATTAC comes from the Flavobacterium limnophilum genome and includes:
- a CDS encoding bestrophin family protein, giving the protein MTSYNPKDWISFIFSASKADTFQKLIPMMFIIGIYSGIVGYLEMEYWDLPDDSQVKNISVMHSLLGFVISLLLAYRTNTAYDRWWEGRRMWGGLVNSSRNLAIKLSVILKDENDRAYFRKMIPGYASILQKHLTDSDTAKQLFDDVDLEIDHHKHRPNQVAKILFQKISDLYNSKKITGDQLIILNNELQSFTDICGACERIKNTPIPYSYSAFIKKFIFIYVLTLPFAYVFILGYFVIPVVVFIFYVLASLELIAEEIEDPFGMDDNDLPTKKIAENIKKHVEELI
- the pheT gene encoding phenylalanine--tRNA ligase subunit beta gives rise to the protein MKISYNWLKQFIKIDWKSDETAALLTDLGLEVEVVEKYQSVKGGLEGIVVGHVLTCVPHPDADRLKVTTVDLGDGVPVQIVCGAANVAAGQKVPVATIGTTLYDKEGVAFQIKKGKIRGQESHGMICAEDELGLGESHDGIMVLDDAIIAGTTAATVFKIENDEVFEIGLTPNRADAMSHFGTARDLRAGLLQTGVKVELISPSVSNFRVDKRTLKIDVSVEKPLLAPRYCGVTISGITVKPSPEWLQNRLKSIGLNPKNNIVDVTNYVLHELGQPLHAFDASKINGKIIVKTLPSGTKFTTLDDVERSLHEEDLMICDEKGPLCIAGVFGGKNSGVSETTTSIFLESAYFNPVSIRKSAKRHQLNTDASFRFERGIDPTITEYALKRAALLIQEVAGGEITSDIVDIYPKKIEDFPVVLNFDNVKRIIGQELPKEIIKNILASLEIKINSVSDAGLGLTIPAYRVDVQREIDVIEEILRVYGYNNIKFSDKLNATVSNSPRTEDYKVQNVIANQLNSQGFHEMMANSLTTSSYVQLSEMLKEEHNVMMLNPLSNDLAAMRQSLLFSGLEAISYNINRRNADLKLFEFGKTYHKLLSGYEERKHLTMFITGNRNQESWTNAQKPTDFFLFKGYVNAVLERLGIQKTQNIPVTSDVFSEGIAIGFGNDTLVEFGVVKKSILKHFDIKQEVLFADFNWALVLKLLSNKIKYVEIPKYPEVRRDLSLLLDDSVSFDAIYKLARQTEKSLLKDISLFDVYQGKNLPEGKKSYAVSFTIQDNTKTLTDVQIDKIMGKLQKSLETELGASLR
- a CDS encoding TolC family protein, which gives rise to MNTKILIRSLILFLFCIAQTNAQEVLTIENALKIALENNFEIKIASNNLTINKTNVATGNAGMLPKVTATLVDANSIQNSSQTRQDGTVNSLDNAKNNSLNYGVGLDWTVFDGFKMFAKLDQLKELQKLGEAQLKRTIILKISAVNAVYFDLVQQQQQLAALDTTIVISTQRLTLAQNRFNIGKASKLEVLNAQVDLNTDKVALLRQKESYANRKIALNQILARDSKVDFKVVDEVTVDDKLILAELMALAEKQNPQLESEIINKRVSELDLKQIKGERYPTINLTSGYNFAESQSSLGFTSQSSSKGLNYGFRASLNIFDGFAQNRNEKIAKIQIENSKIAIEQQSLLLNSELTIAFQTYLTNLELIDLEETNEAIAKQNLSITVDKFRIGTITTIEFRAAQLNYINAKVRYSNAQFQAKLSEIALRELAGNMSF
- a CDS encoding type II toxin-antitoxin system RelE/ParE family toxin; translation: MKYEIVYLPLVFEDIKETNDFYNSRVKGLGKEFVIAVKKEFKAILKNPLLFEIKYKNTRIAFTKRFPFGIHFEIQENSNRIVVKGVYHTSRNSELWYSR
- a CDS encoding addiction module protein, whose product is MKAIKQIIDVENHTFSVVLPKDFTAKRVEVIILPSSPEDDIPQWQQEESERRYNEYLQNPEIAILNEDFMKKLDVL
- a CDS encoding ExbD/TolR family protein, translating into MEINKKVRSKKLGTKVDLTAMVSVSFLLIIFFMVTKELSKPQAMSLGLPDNRISCGSFGCGTGTETRTITILLDKDDKMIVYSGLLAYPLESPKEVVYGKDGIRKELFNKNKAVQEYSAKYGRTYRGPIVIIKPSKKCNYKNLVDILDEMAIANIQTYAIVNNYTPEERKLLAVK